The Cutaneotrichosporon cavernicola HIS019 DNA, chromosome: 3 region CAAGCGCGTTGCCGTAAACCTGACCCTGGTGCACCTGGTTAACCTGCATGTTTATAGGCTTGGACTGGATGGTGTTCATGTTGACGAAGCCTGTTTCTTGTTGGATCGTGGGCTGTTGTTGCTGGTACGCGTTCTGGGTGACCATGTTGTCTATTACGTCAGCGAGTGCCACAAAGGAAGAAagaggagcgggagcaaatgggggaagggggatTGAACAGGCACGGAAAGGGGGAAAAAATAGGCATGACGTGGCGTTGAGGATCTGGAGAAAGGCGTGCCAAAATGGCATGACGTGTCTCAGGGTGGAACCAATTAagccgtcgagctcgatccGGATATTCAGAGACAAAGTGGCTTGCGATTGGAATGGGGTTGGGCGGTAGTTGGTACCACAATAGCTTTTCAAAGGCAGAGCGCATAGATGCCCAATGCCTTTGACAAAAGACTAAAGCAATGGCCATTACTCAGTAGAGCGCAACAAACTCCGACCTAGAGGCACGAGCCGTCgtcacccaccacccaccaccccttGACAGTGTACACACCATAGTGGTACACCGCATCCCGCAGCATTATCGCCTCAAGCCTGCAATGTCTCTCACAGCCTCCATGCCCGTGCCCGTGCCCGTGCCCGCGCCCAAGCCATGCTGGTTGCCACAGATCCAAGACAGACCTGGACATACGTCCAAGGGTTCTCGGCCACAAGTGTCCGCTCCCGTTCTCGCAAGCCTGTGGCTGCATTCTGGTAGTGTTCTCAAACGTAATGCCATGTTCATACTTTCCCATGCCTCATTCCAAAGGCAGATTCGATGCCTTATTTGCATAGACCCCAAGGGTCCATGACACTTACTGTACAGCCCTGGTGCAATGCTGGATGGCTGCGCTTGTTGCTGTTGCGGCGGTTGAAACAAGACtggttgagcttgagcttgagtGGTTGGCGCTTGAGCTACGTTAAACATCCCAGGGTTCTGGGCAGCTTGCAGTGCAACTGCTTCCGACATGCCCTTTAGGACGTTGGATCTCCAGCGGACCCACTCCTGTTGTGATTGGTTTTGCAGTGGAGGGTGGTCGTTTAGTTGCTGCTGCAGCCACGCGGCGAGATGCGGCACGTGCCTGTCGGTGGCAAGTGTGGTTTTGGGGCGAGGTAGAGGCGAGAGTGACGAAACGGAGGAGAGTGTTCAAGAGTTGATGTGCGTGGGAGGGGCGCGTAAGTTGTAGGGCACACAGACTAGATGGATGATGCGTACGCGTACTGCTGTGGCAACGATCCAAAGTTGCTGGCCATGCGTTGAGACAATAGAGGAGAGAATGAGGTTTCGCCGACTGGGGGAACTAGACCACCAAGGTCACGTCTGGGGAGGAACAAAACTACAGACGGGCACGAGACCAACTGTACACGTTGTTGCACCTGCACACTAAGAGGGACAACTGTTGCGCTAATAGCAACAGTGTCTCAGCGATAGGGGAGTGAAGATAAGACGTGTGAAGAGTGGGaagagtgagtgagtgagttGAAGTTGAATCAAGTAaatggtgatggtgatcTGATGAGTCAACTCACAATTGCATCAACCCTGAGAGTCTATGGGTGAGACCTTCCTTGGGTGATTACCCTTAAGCCAATAAGCGCGGCGACTTGGCTGTGGCACTTCTGATCCCGCACCTTGGCTCATTCGCCAAGAATCACTAAGCACTCGACCAAAGGCCACGTGCTACTttgacctccacccaagTTGATCGTCACTCCTTCTGTCCACGCGCCGTTCCAAGTCTCCACCATCGCCGCCCATATGACAAGAGGGACCTCGTCCAACTTTGGCCCACAGACTCTCATCTCTCTATACTCGCATTCCACTACAATAACAAGGCGGGGCCTGCCATGTCTTATTCTCCAGCCCCCGAtgggcgcgacgaggaacAGGTTCCCATGGTGACCCCTGCCCGTTCTCCACTACCACCAActgccgaggagcttgagctgCAACATGTCAAGTACGTCGTGTCCTGTTCAATCAAGCTAATCTCAGGCGATACGATGACTTTAGCACCGTAGGTGAGCTAGATCTTTCACAATCTGCAACTAACCGCAGACTGGGTCCAGGACTCGCTACGCGAGCGGCATCCGTATTCGCAACGTCAGCCCAAGCCAGGGAGTGTGATGGACCGGCTTAaccacctcgacggcgtgctCGGATGGCTGTGGCGCCTCCTCATGCGTGCTCTggtcgagggtgagagCTATGTCATCATCACTCTGACCGGTGCGTCTACCCGAATCTTGATCAGACTGACCTCAGGTATCGGGATCGGGCTAAGTGCCGCGCTCATGTCGATCATGACAGCTTggctcgccgacctcaaaCTTGGGCGGTGTTCGACTGGTTGGTGGCTCAGTCGCAAGTTCTGCTgtctcgaggtcgcggacgaAGGCGAGAGCTGTGAGGAGTGGAGCCGTTGGGGCATGTTCCAGCCGTTCCCTTGGATCGCCTACGTCATGTACGCGGTGAGCAATCTTCACGCTGCTAaagctgactccaggcgATGTTTGCATTCACAGCGGCTTACCTCGTGCGCAACTTTGCCCCGTATGCCGCGGGTTCGGGTATCTCGGAGATCAAGTGCATTCTCGGCGGGTTCATTATCAAGGGATATCTCGGGCTCGAGaccctcatcctcaaggCCTTGACCCTGGTGAGTCTTGCTGAGGCATTACTGATTACAGCCTCTCGCTATCGGATCAGGTCTTGCtctcggcaaggagggTCCTTCCGTCCACGTCGCGTGTGCCGTCGGCAACGTGGTCGCACGACTATTTCCTCGGTATCGCGACAGCCAACGTGAGTTGCTTGTCGACCTTACCTCTCCGCCAGGCTGACATTCAGTCAAGATGCGTGAGATCTTAACCGCGTCAAGTGCTGCTGGTGTCGCTGTCGCCTTCGGATCGCCGATCGGCGGCGTGTTGTTCTCGATTGAGGTAATCTCTGGAAGTCCCGATGTCGACTAACATCAGGAAATGAACCAGGCCTTTTCAACAAGGACTATGTGGCGCAGCTTTATATGTGCCTTGGTCGCGACGTTCACACTGGCCTCGGTCGACCCATTCCGGACCGGCAAGCTTGTCCTGTTCCAAGTCTCGTACGACCGAGACTGGCACTACTTCGAGATCCCGGCATACATACTGATCGGTGTTTTTGGCGTGAGTCCAGCTGTTGTCTTTCGGCGCCAGGCTGGCTAACATACAGGGCTGCTACGGTGCGTTCGTGTCAAAGTTCAACATCCAGGTTGCTGCGTTCCGACGCAAGCACCTCGCGACACACGGTGTCGCCGAAGCCGTCATCCTGGCTACGATTACCGCCTTCATCTCCTACCTGAACCGCTTCCTGCGCATCGACATGACAGAGATGATGTCGATCCTTTTCCgcgagtgcgagggcggcggtgacACCGACGGCCTTTGTCAGGCCTCCTCGCAATGGAGCGTTGTCAactcgctcctcatcgcgaGCATCCTCCGCACCGGCTTCATCATCGTCACATACGGCTGTAAGGTGCCGGCTGGTATCTTCGTGCCGTCCATGGCTGTCGGCGCAACGTTTGGCCGCATGGTCGGCATCATCGTCAAGGCCATTCAACAGTGAGCATGGTGTGTGGATCGAGAGCTAATTGCAGGGCAAATCCCAACGCTCCTTGGTTCGCTGCCGCGTGTCTGCCTGACCAGCCGTGCATCACGCCAGGGACGTATGCGTTCCTCGGTGCAGGCGCAgccctcggcggcatcACTGGCCTCACTGTTACTGTTGTGGTCATCATGTTCGAACTCACCGGGGCATTGACCTACATCCTTCCCACTATGGTGAGCTGGCTGTTGCGAGGCTATcggctgacaccagattgtcgtcctcgtcaccaaGGCTGTCAACGACCAGATTGGCAAGGGCGGCATCGCGGAACAGATGATTCGCTTCAACGGCTTCCCATTCTTGGAGAAGGAAGACGCCGAGTCTGGAAAGTCGCTCCTTGAGCCAAGTGAGTGGACTGCTGCTGTTATCCATTGGCCTACACTGACATCAGTCTCACACATCATGCGCAAGGACATTGTCGTCATGCCGTCCGACGGCCTTTCACTGGCAGAACTGAGCGAGATTGTCCAGAGCACCGAGTACCAGGGATACCCCGTCGTCCGCTCCTCGGTAGACCGCACAATAAAGGGCTTCATCCGCAAGAACGACTTGCGAtacgcgctcgaccgcgcgcgGCGAAACTATAAACTCTCCCCTGACGCGCTGTGCACGTTCTCCGAGTCCGCGGACGCGCAAGGTGACGATTCGGGCCTCCTTCCCCATCCCAACGTCGTGGTGCCTGACGTCGCGTACGGTTCAGAGGTGCATACCGTCGACTTTGGACAATTCGTGGACGAGACTCCGCTAAACGTACCACCCAAGATGCCGCTCGAGATCGTCCTCCAGTTATTCCGCCGTATGGGACCCCGTGTCATCTTAGTCAACCACGAGGGCAAACTTGCAGGCATGGTGACGATCAAGGACCTGCTGCGACATGAGGCAGGCGAGAAGGCTGCACAGGAggtggccgccgccgccgctgtcgCGGACACAGGCCACCAGCGCTCGAGTTCGTGGGGCGAGTGGGCCCCTACACCAGACTCGCGCGGTGGCGGGAGACTTGAGgggctcctcgaggacggaCTGGTGTGGGCTCAGACGCACGGCGTAGGTGTCGTCAACGAGGTGATTTCACGTGTGCGCAGCGCCCGTCCTGGCGCGATGCGAGTTAGCCGCGAGTCATATTCGTTTGAGATGAACGACGACGGACGACGGAGCGGGTAACGTGGACTGCCCTGTCGTAGATTCTAGACATGCATGACTGTAATTCCTAATGCATCAAGATTTCGTTTCCAAGACTAACGACTAAGACTAACGATAGTGCCTTGGGCCTCTCAGCTACTGTACCCAAAATACTACAAACATGCCCGATTAGATCTCGGAGTTGCACGACCGGGCTACGGAGTCTTGCTCAACGTATGCTAGACGGCGAATCTACTTGAGTGGAGGGCTGCGTAGCTAGCTGCTCCCGACCCAGTAGTTGTAGTTGTATGCCGTTGGCGTGGTCGTGAATGAGTACTGTGCGCCCGCGCTAAACGTCACGACGCGCTgtccgccgcgctcgaTAGTACCGCCAATGGTGCCAGGCGCGAGAGGCATCTTGATCTTGCTTAGTCCAGCGGGAACCGAGAAGGACATGGAGTTGCCCCCAGACGTGAGGGTAGCGACTGATGGGGCGGTAGCGAACACGACTGCGTAGAGGTTATCGTCGGTCCAGTCGTAGCCGGTCGGGCGTCCAACCGGATCGggcgcttgagcgcgcgCAGCGTGCGGTCGTGCCCAGAGGATGATTTGGTCCTTGTCGACCCGAGGGTAGGAACCCGTCTTGTACGCCGTTGCGTAGTATTTTGTAATCGGGGCTAGGGCGGAGTGGTCGAACCCATTGACCCATCGTTCCGAGGTGGCGGGAAGAGAACCCCGGATAGGGCCGATGTACGAGCTCTCTCCGTAGTCGTTCCAAGTGAGGATTTCGGTCATGGTGCTGACACCGCGCTGGGCAATGATCTGTTCCCAGCGGGTGCAATACAACCAGTTGTCGGAGCGGTAGATCCAGTTCTTGTTCCATGAATTTACGCCGAAATGggtgaagaagaagggcgacaCGGCCGTCATGTACGTCTTTCCACCAAGACCTGCGCGATAGGCTACATCCGTAGCCGTGTCAATTTCTTTGTTGCCGACAGGCCACGCAGAGTTCCAGttgagctcgccgtccatCCACGTGAGCTTGGAGAAGTCGGCCGGGTTCATAAACACGGACGGGATGAAGAAAATCTTGACGCCTGCCCTCACGAGGGGATCCACAAACATTGTCTGCCATCCGGCGTTTGTGCCTGTGCCGAAAGTACAGTCCGAGCCAGCAAAGGTCGAAACTAGGACCTTGCCCCGGTACATTGCCTGTGCGGGGGAAGAGGCAAGTTGCCGCACaaggttgacgaggcggtTGGCATCGGCAGCCGAACCGCAGGGGAGAGAAGTCATGTCAAGGCTGAGGAACATTTTGAATGATCCGCGTGCTTCGGCGACACGGTAGGCTACGGCGGCCTGATCGGTCTGCCACCCCTCAATGCCGATGTTGAGGGCAAAGCCGTCGATTGCCTGGCTCGCCGCTGCGTTGATGTCGGCTTGCCAGTCGGAATTCGCATAGCTGTATGTATTGCCGACCATGTGGTGCGCCCAGACTAAAGGTTGTTCAGTTGCTGCCGGGACGTTGGGGGGGACGGGTACGACGACGCCCGTCGCGGTGGGGTTGCTGGCAGTGGTGGACTTGGTGGTGGCAGTAGtcgcggtggtggtggtggtggcctTGGTAGTCGATGAGGGGGAAGAAGTCGTTGGGCAGTTGGAGGGCACCTGTCCGCCTCCCGAGCCTCCGGTGCTCGGGTTCAACTTGTACAGCGAGAGGTACCAAGCCGCACCGCACTTTGTTCCCGGCTCACCTTGGCAGGCCATACTACACACGTCGTCTGGTGCTTTCCTCCCTCCATCGCCAGTCAACGCATTGGCGCAATAACACTCGCCGCCGTACTCTGTACCTGCGATTGAGAaacctcggcgcgcgcactCGGCGATGCAGAAAGACGGCGAGTTCGAAGGCGAGCTGAACCCGAAACCTTGTAGTAACCGCACCCCATTACTCTCGGTGACGCAGCCGTCATAATTCCATCCGGCAGGGAGGACGGCGCGTCTCTCCAAGAGcggtggcggaggagatAGTCCAAAGATGTCGCCATAGTATCGTTCCCGCAGAGCcggctggggctgggcgGCTGGGGCCGGCGCAGCCAGTGCGCCGGACACAGAGATAGAGGCGGAGATGAAGAGAGCGGCCAGCGCCATGATCAAAACTGTTAGAGAGCACCTGGCTCGCTGAACGGTGAAAGTGGGTAAGTGGGCCAACAGTCAGTGATGGGCCTATTCTTAAGCTATTCTGGAAAGCAAAAGGATGGGCAGTATACCATTCTTGGCTGAGGTAGTGGCGGAATGGTAGTGGCTAGCATCATCTGTTGGCTAATGTGGCGTCCAGGGTATCAGCTGGCCGGCGTCGCCGGTTGATGCGGTAGAACACAATGTGTCAGTTGTAGGTTTGTCTCGCTCAGGTCATGCGCCGCTGTTGCTGGCGTCATGCCGTGAGGGTATGTTTGAATTGTAATGACCTATGGACGggccagcgcctcctcggcacggCCTTCGGGGATGGGCTTTATCTGGCCCTGcgatgagatgagagatTGATTACGAGATGGTCATCAGCTTGGCAAGATGGATGCCATCAAAGTACCGACATTCGTCGACTTTACAGGGAACAGAAGAAAAATCAGGCTCGTCGGAATCTCGTCGGAATCTGGTTCTGCGCTGGGATTGGTTTGTAATCGCTCGCCATCCTGCTTCTGCAATTTGGCGTTCTGGCGTTCTGGGTCCTGGCGTTCTGGGTCCTGGCAACTCTATTCATGCAAACCAAACAAGCTCAGAGCCAACCGTGCGCCTCCCTCACTGTGGCGCGTTGAATGGGAAAGGGctgacgcggcggcgctgctgTCATAGCATTGGCTGCAATGTCCAGGACACGGTGAAAGAAGCTGTTTTCCTGGCTTGGCGGCGCTCATGCCCGTGGGCGCAAGATCTAGTCGGCGTTCCTCAGTCCCCGGGTAATGATGGAAGGCTGTTGTCACCTTCTAGAGCTAATGACGAAACGTTGTCTCACATCGCCATCTTCCAAAGTCAGTGCCTTATGTTTGTGCCGGCCGTCCCTGTCACGTGTTCTTCTTCATAATCTGCTTGAGACAATACATGCTTATGTTGTTTTGTTGGCTATGCGGGAATAATGGAATATGTCACTACAAATTTTCTACTTCTACGTCGTCTACCCCTCAACGTCGCTGGTCACGTCGGTCGTGTCACCAGTCATGACCCAtccgtcgtcgtcgtcgctctcgccgcgctcccgccgctccttgacctcggcccACTTTGCGTCGCGGcccttctcgaggtcgttCAGCGCGCCCTGGATCTCGGCGACCACCTCCttgcggcggtggcgcacGGCCTTGTCGCCGTGGCTCTGCACGTCGTCAACTGCCAGGAGCAGCTGCATGAGGCTGTGCGCCTGCGCGTGGTATGCGTGGTTGTTGCGCGTGTAGAGGAGGGGTGGCTGGGTGGCGTCCGCAAGCGAAGGCGAGAACGAGAGGTAGCGGGGGAAAGTAAACTTGTCGCGGGTAGCATGGAGCTGCTGCGAGATGGCGTTGAGCTTCTGGAtcgccttctcggcctcgggaCCGGATGGCTTCAAGTCCTTGTGTTGCTTCTGCTTCTTCTCAGACTTGGGGTGGAAATCGGCTGCGTTGGCATGCAGCTGCGAGTGGAGCTCAGCAGCCCCCTCGACTGCGGCTTGGCCAGCAACCTCGCGGTGAGCGGCAACATCAGCGGGAGTGGCCTCGGCTGGGatcgcctccttcttggcctccttggcgtcgatcGCAGCCTTGGTAGGAGGAGGAATAGGCTTGGGTTCGTGGAGCTGACTCGTGCCAACAGCGGCGGCCTGGGCAGCAGCGGAGCggtgctcgtcgaccgccCACCCAGGCTCGCCCTTGGGGATGGCCTCAttgcgcgcctcctctGCGCTCACGTTTGCGTCGGCGACCTCATGCTCAACAGCGTGACCGGCAACCGCTGCCTGAGAGTACACGTCGTGGTGGAGGATAGTGTCGTCCGGGCTCGCGTCGTAGGGGATCCCGGCGGCGTCCTTCTCTTCCTGAGAGCCGTACTTCTTTGCGCGTCGAGCATCCCGGCGGTTCTTGGAAgcgcgcttcttggcaatcgcgcgctcgcggcgcttctGCTTACGGTGTGCAGCACAAGGCTGACCGTTCAAGCCGTGCGCGCAGGGCGTGTTGGTAGTCGTGTCGCACGAGCAGGCGTCGCTGTGCTCGTCGCACATTGCGGCCTCCATCTGGGAGAGAACATCGCGGAGGTAAGGAGGCAGGTCCTGGTAGCTACCAAGAGTCGAGGTGAAGGgtgcctcctcgtcgggctCGCAAGCGGCCTGGCGCGGACGTTCCTCCTTCTTTGGCGTAGCGGGGGCTATGGGGTCTGCGGCAGGAGCTGCGGGGCTCGCAAGAGCGGCAGTGGTTGCTGCAGAGCGAGCGTTGGCGTTGTTCGAAGCATCGAGCTGCGCCCACCCGGTGGTGGCCTGGGCGTTCTTGTCGTTCTTGTCGTTCTCGGAGGGGAGCGCGGCCCAACCAGCCTCGTTGACAATCCTGGGCTTGGGCCCGTCGTCCTTCTTAACCTCAGCCTTAGGtgcctcgtcctcgccctcggactcggactcggactcgggGACAAACTCGAGGCCGTACTGAGCAAGGAATGAGTTGAGGTCGCCGACAGCGTTACCGACAAGCTGCTGCGATGCCTTGGGGTTACCGcgctcaccctcggcggcaGGTCCGAcgttgaggccgaggaactggttgaggagggcgttTAGGTCCTCGGGGAGCTCGGCAGTGTCGTCTTCCTTGGACGCCTCCTTGGGAGCGACCTCTTTGGATGCTGCCGCCTTGGGAGTAGCAGCAGGAGCTGGGGCAGGAGTTGGGGCAACAGCCTTGGGCTCAGCCTTAGGGGCCTCGGGCTTTGCCTCAGCCTTCTttgcctcctccttcttgggcttgggtgCGGGCGGCTCGTCGGTAGGTTCAgtggcgaggttgaagcCGAAGAGCTGGCCTAAAAGAGCGTTGATAccatcgaggtcgacctcgtcgtcatcggtGTGGGCATGGGCGATCGGCGCGGCCGGGGCCGGAGTCTGGCGCggggcggcgcgctggcgATGTTCAGCGAGGGCGCGTGCGTATGCCTCAGCAGCCTGGGTCTGACGACGGCGCTCAGCCTCAATGGAAGCCTGCACCTGCTGCGCCTGGTGTGCTTGGAGTGCTTGCTGGAAggcggcctcgcgctggcgctcgCGTTCGAGAGCCTCGCGGatggcgcgctcgcgacgCGAAGCCTGGATGAGGGCGTTGTGTcgctcggcagcggcgcgaaGGGCCTTttcgcgctcggcctgggCTCGCTGCCTctccttggtctcgagAGCCatggcggcctcggcggcctcacGGCGACGCCGGACAGACTGGAGGTATGCCAGCGCCTGGCGCTcttcgagggcgaggtcggtgccctgctgctgttggGCGTGCTGAACCAGCTGAGCCTGCTGGCCCTGCTGGGGGGCATAGTAGTAGCCCTGGGGGGTG contains the following coding sequences:
- the GEF1 gene encoding uncharacterized protein (Voltage gated chloride channel), which gives rise to MSYSPAPDGRDEEQVPMVTPARSPLPPTAEELELQHVKRYDDFSTVDWVQDSLRERHPYSQRQPKPGSVMDRLNHLDGVLGWLWRLLMRALVEGESYVIITLTGIGIGLSAALMSIMTAWLADLKLGRCSTGWWLSRKFCCLEVADEGESCEEWSRWGMFQPFPWIAYVMYAAMFAFTAAYLVRNFAPYAAGSGISEIKCILGGFIIKGYLGLETLILKALTLPLAIGSGLALGKEGPSVHVACAVGNVVARLFPRYRDSQLKMREILTASSAAGVAVAFGSPIGGVLFSIEEMNQAFSTRTMWRSFICALVATFTLASVDPFRTGKLVLFQVSYDRDWHYFEIPAYILIGVFGGCYGAFVSKFNIQVAAFRRKHLATHGVAEAVILATITAFISYLNRFLRIDMTEMMSILFRECEGGGDTDGLCQASSQWSVVNSLLIASILRTGFIIVTYGCKVPAGIFVPSMAVGATFGRMVGIIVKAIQQANPNAPWFAAACLPDQPCITPGTYAFLGAGAALGGITGLTVTVVVIMFELTGALTYILPTMIVVLVTKAVNDQIGKGGIAEQMIRFNGFPFLEKEDAESGKSLLEPISHIMRKDIVVMPSDGLSLAELSEIVQSTEYQGYPVVRSSVDRTIKGFIRKNDLRYALDRARRNYKLSPDALCTFSESADAQGDDSGLLPHPNVVVPDVAYGSEVHTVDFGQFVDETPLNVPPKMPLEIVLQLFRRMGPRVILVNHEGKLAGMVTIKDLLRHEAGEKAAQEVAAAAAVADTGHQRSSSWGEWAPTPDSRGGGRLEGLLEDGLVWAQTHGVGVVNEVISRVRSARPGAMRVSRESYSFEMNDDGRRSG
- a CDS encoding uncharacterized protein (WSC domain), coding for MALAALFISASISVSGALAAPAPAAQPQPALRERYYGDIFGLSPPPPLLERRAVLPAGWNYDGCVTESNGVRLLQGFGFSSPSNSPSFCIAECARRGFSIAGTEYGGECYCANALTGDGGRKAPDDVCSMACQGEPGTKCGAAWYLSLYKLNPSTGGSGGGQVPSNCPTTSSPSSTTKATTTTTATTATTKSTTASNPTATGVVVPVPPNVPAATEQPLVWAHHMVGNTYSYANSDWQADINAAASQAIDGFALNIGIEGWQTDQAAVAYRVAEARGSFKMFLSLDMTSLPCGSAADANRLVNLVRQLASSPAQAMYRGKVLVSTFAGSDCTFGTGTNAGWQTMFVDPLVRAGVKIFFIPSVFMNPADFSKLTWMDGELNWNSAWPVGNKEIDTATDVAYRAGLGGKTYMTAVSPFFFTHFGVNSWNKNWIYRSDNWLYCTRWEQIIAQRGVSTMTEILTWNDYGESSYIGPIRGSLPATSERWVNGFDHSALAPITKYYATAYKTGSYPRVDKDQIILWARPHAARAQAPDPVGRPTGYDWTDDNLYAVVFATAPSVATLTSGGNSMSFSVPAGLSKIKMPLAPGTIGGTIERGGQRVVTFSAGAQYSFTTTPTAYNYNYWVGSS